The genomic window TTTGATGCCGTCGTCATCGACCCGCCCCGCGCCGGGGCCGAGGCGCAGATGGCAGAGCTTGCCAAAGCGCAGGTGCCGCGCATCGCCATGGTGTCCTGCAATCCGGTGAGTTTTGCCCGCGATGCGAAAACCCTTGTCGATGCCGGGTATCATCTGAACTGGGTGCAGGTCGTGGACCAGTTTCGCTGGAGCCCCCATGTGGAGCTTGCCGCCAGCCTGACCCTGCCCCATATCGGGACGAAACCGGCGAAAGGGCAGGGATGACACGGCAAAAACTGGCACAATGGCTTGATACACCCCGGATACGGTTCGGGATCATCGGGGTGATCATCTTCAATGCGATCCTTCTGGGGATGGAGACATCGACCCCGCTGATGGCGCAGGCGGGCCCGGTGATCATGCTGCTCGACCGGGTTTGTCTGGGCATTTTTGTTGTCGAGCTTGTGCTGAAACTCTTTGCCCACCGGCTGAGCTTTTTCCGATCCGGCTGGAACATATTCGATTTTATCATTGTCGGCGTGGCGCTGGTGCCGGGCGCGCAAACCCTGTCGGTTCTGCGGGCGCTGCGCATTCTGCGGGTGCTGCGGGTGATCTCTGTCGCGCCGCGCCTGCGCCGCGTGGTTGAGGGGTTCGTGACCGCCCTGCCGGGCATGGGCAGTGTGTTTCTGCTGATGGCGATCATTTTCTATATCGGTGCCGTGATGGCGACAAAGCTGTTCGGAGACAGCTTTCCGCAATGGTTCGGGACGCTTGGCCAGTCGCTGTATTCGCTGTTCCAGATCATGACGCTGGAAAGCTGGTCGATGGGGATCGTGCGGCCGGTGCTGGAGGTT from Rhodophyticola sp. CCM32 includes these protein-coding regions:
- a CDS encoding ion transporter, whose protein sequence is MTRQKLAQWLDTPRIRFGIIGVIIFNAILLGMETSTPLMAQAGPVIMLLDRVCLGIFVVELVLKLFAHRLSFFRSGWNIFDFIIVGVALVPGAQTLSVLRALRILRVLRVISVAPRLRRVVEGFVTALPGMGSVFLLMAIIFYIGAVMATKLFGDSFPQWFGTLGQSLYSLFQIMTLESWSMGIVRPVLEVYPYAWVFFVPFIMVTTFAVVNLLVGLIVNSMQDAHAEESNAATDAYRDEVLIRLKAIEDRLQGRDETDQPE